In Styela clava chromosome 10, kaStyClav1.hap1.2, whole genome shotgun sequence, the sequence CTTAGACGGTCAGTTACATTGCTTCAGAAATTATGATGAAATACCCATTGTGCTGAAGACATTGAAATAAATGGATAAACAGAGATATCCGATTTGAAATACCACTTTGATTCCATTTCGACTCTTTTTATTATTCAAGTCATAGCTGTATGATGTAGAGAGCATAATTTGTCATGGCTATtcgaaatattttcagaaacttgctgaaaattacatttttacatAACAACCCTTTATATACGTTGGTCCCAATCGACTTTTTATACCCCTTTTATAATATGACATAAATAGTTAATCAAACACGCTAGTACATTTtccaatatatctttaaaaagcttattttcgtcgTTTTCCAATAAAAACGCGTCCAAATTACGTAGCGCGAATGCGTCCGACCATACgccggtaagaagagagaaatttcaaaaaaattcgagaaaaagtttctcacttttaacgctggggtcaacacgtgattgatatgcgagAGAAAGAGTTCTCCTTGGACGACCTTTAAgtcaccttcaaaataaaataagagtGGGATTTTgaagtgaagtgatattcgttctatcgaagagcatttgatcgcgtgctgtctggtatctttgtttgtttattatgagccggagaacgttgctcgcgcgttcaaaatacttcgttttcaactaacaacagattctttgtttatttttaagctttgaaaatttcataccaataaaattgaccttgtagcaaaataaaaattatacataaaaaatatgatgacctcaccgtaattaagaacactcggatcaagcatggataatttaaactcaaaaattttgagttttgaaattggttttgttcacatgtagACCACTATGGaatactattgaccccccaaaatacatttaatccAGCCATAATCCCAAATTACGACACAGGGCACCCCTTTATGACCAGGCCGATCctatagagcaggggtgcacaacacggggcacacgtgccaaatttggcacgccatacgctcaaacgtggcacgcggaaggttttgagaaaaaaaacttatttattatatacattaaaatatcacgtttatatcaaaatcagcagtttttcaggacattaaactgtttcaataaatagatattcgttattatgtattattattggaATTTGTTCGTTTTAcgggagttaatttacaataccaacgattgtgcgtggcacgcgacaagattatttgaaaaatttggcacatGTCCTCATttgtgttgtgcacccctgcgtCTAGTCGATACAATATAACCTCCTCTATTTTTAAGTTATGACCTACTCAGCCAAAGTTCTGATGACGTCGATCTGATCGCTGATAAAACGGCTCTGCTATACTGGTAATGGTTTTCATAGAAAAGAATCGTCTCTAAGCAAATTTGCGATTACTGAAATACCAGatgctaaatatatatatttgtataacatAGATGGATCAGACGCTACTAAAATTCGTTTGCACCAACCCCTATCGGTAGCTACGTGACTGATGcatagacaaaaaaaaatattcaaagctGCGAGTTCTCAAGATAAGGAAATGGAGACAAATATCCGTGGACTCATAATGGTAACCCATTGATGTCAGAGCGACTCGCtacaattttatattaatttttaagaCGATAAAccgtaaataaatattaatgcccagcatttaatttaattctggGATTTTGACATGTCTTCCTCGATAGGTACAAGGATAGTGGTGTTTCAAACGTCACAATGAGCCGATAAGAGTTCTTCGCGTTCGCTGTTGATACTCGTAGTGACATTCTCACGCAGTTTTTCACTTGCAGTGTAGATAattacgaaaaatattttaaagatacATGATGCGTGCCCTTTCTAAACTTCATTCAAAGCTTTACGGCGTGCCTCTGTCTTTGCTTCGTTTATATTTTGGTATTTATGATACACAAAGAAATAATACAGTATTATGGGCTGCATTTCGCGATAAATATTTCTAATTATTGTCGAGTTTACAGTGATGTCGTGTCGTGGGTAGGACATAACAAAAGTCACAATCTTAGGTAAGCAAAAGGCTTGAATAAGTCATCTAGCTCTCTAAACTGCTAACCAGTCGAGACCACTGTTTATGATATGGCTAATCCATCATTTACAGGTCAACTCATTTCAATGTGCAACAGTCCGTATTTCACAATGAAGTATCACCCATTTTACAGTCGTACCAAAAATGCAAAAGAATAAAGATCTTGGTCAGACTCTTTCTCAGGGCATAGTTCCTTCAGCCCTGCCAAGCGACTGAAGCCCCTCTCGCAATAGTGTTGGTTTCGCTaagcccccccccccaaaaaaaaaaaaaaacttttctcaAACCTCCCTGTCAGACTGTTAAGCTATACTTGTTCCTAGTCTTTCTCTCTTATATGATGCcagaaaaatatatcatatattaGGCTTGTTACAATTTATTAGCTACCAATCAGTtacaataaaattgatatagttaataactaatattgatttaaaattgaaattacagaaaaaaatacACATATAGTATGAACATTGAGATGACTAAACCGAACCAAATATTTAAATGCTGTTGAAATTGGTGGTCTTCGACATGAGTAATCCTTGGCTTTGAGAATGatttaaaaagtttttattcAGAAATTTGTAATTGCTCGGCATATAATTCATTTCTGATAATTGTAGAGGTTGCGCAATCAAATGAACAATGTTTATCTTCAAGTTTCAACAttgtaataatattcaatttttaacaaGGATTAATGGAGAAATGCTGCTGGAATTTAGAATATTTGATATTACATATTCaggaataatttttcaaaatagtgAATTAATTGGTTTTGGGCATCCCTGTAATAGGcagaattgaaatatatataaaagtcaaATTAGTTTTGACAGACTCCTGATAGCATATTAAACAGTCTGGGAAACAGTTTTGATACTTGGCGGTGGAGGAGACAAGATTCATAATGATTTCACTTGGTTATATCGATCGATATATATCGATATTCTCAGGCGAAATCAACGTCAACTCAAATCGACCTAAGTGATTTAAGagttttgctgcacactaacacacaTAAGGATAAGAGCTTATCCTCGCCGAAACCAAATCATTGGCGCAACTAAAATCgaatttgagcatttttttttatttaaatttttcagagcAAATTCGCCAATACTAAAAGTAGATAGAATATTGATAAAAAGAATTGAAAGCAAATACTGACGCACATTGAGCCGCCTGTCAATTTATTTGTGCTGATAAATTTGTTACAGTGCGTTCAAGAGTCTCTAATGTTCAAAGTTATCATTGATATAAATGTAtggaaaatgaattgctatAAATGCATTTATTACTTtacagcaggggttcccaaactttattgaccgcgggccaaaattagaataggaaggatgttcgcgggccgaaagaaacatgtttgtttgactcataATGGCGCTCTATGTCACATTGCCACAGAACTGGCATAGTTCGTTGGAAAATTGGACACATCTCTGAAATTTGATTCCTTTCAATACAGAAATACAAGTCTagtttatgtttttgtttgtCATCTCAAACCTTTCTCACATGACtgaaaactaaattactgccctatgtaTTCCTAATACCGGTACGTATAACTGATATATTGGTATAATCGAATTGCTATAATAAACACGAGCTTAAACTGCGATAATGACATAACGATTGGCGAAAAGGTAGAAACAAAATCTGTTTCACAATTCCACttaagctcggcgggccattttaaatcgttacgcgggccggatttggccagcgggccgcggtttgggagcCCCTGCTTTACAGGGATTAGTATTTGTTTGCAGTAGATTTATGGTTTTGATAATTACTTGGAAAAGTGAAAAGAGATAAATTTACAATTCGCTTTTTGATCAAACTAAACTATGGGTACATcggaacattgtatgtgtaccaggttaggtttaggccataatttcgaGTACAaataccctaacctggtacacatgctatgttcCGGGAGCGCCTAATAAACACGATTAAAATCAGTTGAGTTTATCAGCCAATCCAGACTCAACTTCATCTACCAGAAAATTTCCAACAATGGCAATCACAACACCAATTGCTTCAACCAGGAATGGAAAAGGCGATATAATATCCACACATCCACAAGCTACAATCATGATTATCAATGGCAGGACCCAATCCTGTAACACAAAATGCTGGGTTTTAATTACCGTAGTTTTGAAATTGAGAATGAAAGAGTACTTTTAGTTGTCGACTTATGATAAGAATTCAACCGAACCTTGAAATAGATGAGCtgacggtactcccgaagtatgtgaaccaagatggcggacaccggaatgtagtatgtgcaccaggttagggttaggccataatttcaggtacaaatgcAACGGGAGTAACTTGGCCTGTGTCCGAACTtgtaataaggaaaattggaatagaatTGTGgcctacgttccggtgtccgccatcttgattcacatacttcaagagtaccGAACTGTCATCACCAACTATTACATccaattatttaataaaaatgtcaATTGGGTCTTCTGTCAAAGTAAAACAAGCAAATATCGACAAAGATGGATATGTATGATAAGAAAAGATGAAATACTTGAAACTCAACTCACGAGATCTGAACCTTCGATTCCCCACAATTCCGCTGCTGCTTTAGTCACATCTTCCATTTCCACTCCAGCCTTTTCTAACATGGTTTCCAGTTTGttacaaaaatttgtatttttctgtagGAAGTGAGAAATGAGTATGAAAATTATTAGACAATGAGAAAAATGAAGCTAAAAACTGCTCCCGAACCACTAGAATGGATACAGGGCGCTCAGGTggatgtgcaccaagatgtcgcacaacctgataaccctgggctggtacacatactatgttcaggttgtgcaccatcttggtacacatactacgggaaacCGGGTACAGGAATAATGGTTCGCCCAGATATTAAATACTAATTTTGGTACTCcggtagtatgtgaaccaagatggcggacacaggaacgtagcatctgtaccaggttagagttaagcCATCATTTCAGGACAAATACTACgcgagtcacttggctagtcctcgaactcgtaatagaaccaaaatcaGAACAATTGGATTAAAATTGAACCTAACACTAagctggtacacaaactacgttccggtgtccctcattttgattcacatacttcgggagtaacTTAAAGCAGTAGTAAATACCGGAAACTGTTTTATCAACTCCATCAATTCAGCCATCAGGTCCTCCTTGGGCAAATTCTTGCTTCCTAAGTCCTCGATCTTCTTTTTCATGTCTTCCTTGTTCTTAGAATCACTTTCGAAGCTCTTGCGGAGTGATTTAATCTCATCCTAAATGGAAAAGatccaaattttgaaattgatgcaaggcagaattatgaagatgaaatagtgtttgcctctaaagCTGAAAGAGACTggtgattcgaacctgcgaacccacgcagagtaaagAGATGAAgaggcgagcatattcctaacacttagcacgatgagccacaccaccgcACCTTCAGGTACTTTAATAACATCATAATAGAAGTatttgactttgaaaatatCTATACTCCTGAAAACGCTTGATTTTATACGTTCATAATGGCATCGCAAGGTAGAGACAGCCATGACCAAgcccaattttaattattttgtggcgtctgaagctgtcgcaaaaccatggcgggatttccaaaccatggccgccATGGCCAaaccacggcgactgacttttaagctgccacaaaccaatgacaaGATGCTGTAACAAAggcatgtcggctgtaatggcagggctgcccctgatggtgacaaatattaGTTAAGTTGGAACGCCGCGGTTCGTtagtggcaggagctgccatggagtggtaagaactgcgactCGCCATGAAGGCATTCTCATCTAATTATTACACCGTCAACTTAGAGACAGAATGTAATTATTTCtagaaaataattgaaaatacatCATGACCTCGCCGCATTTCTCCTGTATTTCTCTCACTTTGTCTTGATGCTTTTCCATGAGATGTTTTATTCCAGCCTTGGAAAATAGAACACCTCTGTTATATTAGAATGCACAACCCATGGCTTGAACTGCATAGGATAGATTTTAGATTCCAGGTGAAAGACTTGccatttagtttatttttcaggTTATCATAGATAAAAAACTTAACAGAATAACTTAGTTTTCCCAAATTATCAAGTATGGCTACGAACGGACCCAGGAGCGTAGCCAGGGGGTTGTTTTGGGGGtcggaaaaaaattgaaatcatctCTCTGTATCGCACATAGTaaattttcgtagcttgaaacgcgctagctgtttcgatctaacttggcaaataaaaatttcaacctggtacacatactacgtccctgtgtccgccatcttggtccacatactacgCAATTAACCAAGCAAGGCCGGGTAAACAGTAATTTCTGTGAAACGAGGTAGACCCAATTTATGGTCGAGaaagaaatataatttagaaACTTACACAAGGGGCTGTTCCATCGGAAGCTTGGGCGCCGCTTGGTACTTCAgacataatatatattaattaagaCTTATATTTAATTCCCAATTATTTATTCAAGATGTTCAACTTTAATAAACAAGGGATAGtcaatcaatatttttgatatacTTAGTTTAGAATCATATGATCCAGATGGCATTATTTATTTAAGAACTaactttaaatttttaaatattttgaatacaaaCGTAAAGCAGACTTGTCGTTGCAGTTTTCAAAATGGCACTCAAGACGtttgccaatatggaggtaactagttttgttcacctactttacatcaagttgtgtaaaaagaCGGAAGCCCATGagcagggggtgtattcacttggcaaacacagacagtctcaTAATGCAACTAAAATAAGGTCaatcgggataaaattatggccaaaccctgacctggtacaacGGGATCCAATGTATACCGTAAGTTGGATATTCAGGTGGcaaacttttaaaatatatttgagtcCCATGCCATCGACTTGCACACGGTGTGAGCCGAAAGaagttaaaaaataatagcacCTTACGTGATCGTGGCTGCTTTCGTAAAGCTTTGTTTGAAGTGTGAAGCCGCTTTATAAAATATGCTAATAATTCCCACCaataaaatctgattttttacaaaatattcgtCAAAAAAAGGAAAGCGTTGGGGCCGTGTAGAAACAGGGATCAATTAGCCTGTAATTGTACCAACTTTTATCGATCGATAAAAAAGTttctatttattcaaaattttgagcacAATAAAACTTCGCATTCCGCCACGTTATTAATTATATATGTTTCTCAGTAATCTAAGCTTCCTAAATCTGAAAATACCGCAATGCTCTCATCTAAATTTACTGCAAAATAAAGGCGATATTTAAATGTCTGCCTCACAACCTGTAAGGTATCCTGGTGGAACTAAATGCTCTAAGTAAAGCAGCATAATATAATAGGTTTCATTTCTCGAATTTTGAATCGCAACCTGATTACAAACGTTACAAAGAAAAAGCGCATAACACTCCATCGCATAAATTGTAACCAATACCCTGTCGTGCCGAAGAATTCCAGTGGCAACAAAAACAGCGTATGGGTGATATGTGAATACGATCCGATAATGTGCGTAGCTTGGTAATAATAAATGTCTTCCCAAAGGTGCCCTTATCGTAACTTTACTATTCATACTCGACCCATAATCAAATCGATTGAGGTAACGAGACTCATATCACGAAGACGGTGCTTACAAATAGCGATTGGTTATTAATATAAAAGTACAATTGTATTGATAATGATattcgatataaaaaaaataaatattttaaagggAACTCTCCCATTTTGTAAAAATCGTAACTTAAgctgtatatatttatattacaggGTGGTCCATGGTTGTCGGCTCCGGCggccacaaaattatatttgcattcttcgcgggccacaatagtgccgaGAATATGTAAAGTGCAATAAAAACAAACGTTTAGTTTTACAAACACATAGTTACCAGGCATTCctaacctaggctaatagaatccgcattcgattttttgttttctatgatgcctatattgttagcatatattctcgACCAAAACATTGGAAAGCAAGATACCAATTTAGACTGCCCAGCACATtatttaacttcgctagttacgtcagctagccataacactaatcaattcagtgacattagtgatgtaacaatatgccaaaagatttttctgatt encodes:
- the LOC144428162 gene encoding uncharacterized protein LOC144428162, whose amino-acid sequence is MSEVPSGAQASDGTAPCAGIKHLMEKHQDKVREIQEKCGEDEIKSLRKSFESDSKNKEDMKKKIEDLGSKNLPKEDLMAELMELIKQFPKNTNFCNKLETMLEKAGVEMEDVTKAAAELWGIEGSDLDWVLPLIIMIVACGCVDIISPFPFLVEAIGVVIAIVGNFLVDEVESGLADKLN